The DNA segment TCCAGACGCCATAGGAGCCATCAATTTCAATTCCATTCCCAATTCCTCTTATTTTTCTATTCGATGCTTATGATCTTCAATCTCaatttcaaatctttcatcacaaaaaaataaaaaagagaatgTTGTGTGCGTCATCTTCTTCCTTTGGTCATGCATCTATGACTATAGCTTCTTCACCACTTTCCAGATTCGTTGGTACTACTCTCAGGTGAGATCCCATCCCATCTCTCACTAATCTCTCTCACTGTTGCTTTTATATTGAATGATTGAAAGATTGGGTCTTTATCAGGTTTGATCATCCAGCGAGGAACCTGATTACAACTGCCTCAGCTTCTGCTTATCCTCTTAATAAAGACTCCCCAAGACCCAAAACTTACAAAGAGGTTTACTTTTGTAAAAACTATAATGATTCTTCTTTGAATCACAGACATTAAGTGTTGAAAGTTAAAGATGTTTTGGCTTTTTTTTCATGAGGTTTTGCTTATGTTGCTGTTTATTTGGTTTACTTCAATTGACAGGTCACTAAGCCCTTTCGCAAGATCTTTGCTCGAGAGATCTCTACACAATCGAAAGACGATGATATTTCGATTGCTAAGGTATATAAGAAATTACTATTCTTAAGGTATAATCTCTGTCTTTTGATCATTTGCACATGAGTTGCCAAGTCTCATGCTTTAGGTGAAAGTTTCTATTTATGTCATATACCCTTGagaagcttcttttttttttttaactcatatGCTCAACAGGCTCTCTTGTACATTGCTGCTGAAGATGAAGCCTTCTTGGCTTTTAACCGGGAGATGGATGCTATGTCTTTCGTGAAAGAGAACCAATCTGATTCTGAGGAGGAGCTGGAAACTGTCCAAGACCAATCTTATCCAGACTCTGAGGAGCACCTACTGCAGTTAGATGGAAAGAGCATATCCGAAtggctgagtgagctagacgcAATCTCCAAAGAAGTAGAGGCAGAACTAGTCTCACGAGACATCGGCTGCCACTCGGTTCAAATTCTCGAAGCTGTGAACACAGTTCTCTTCGACACGAGAGGCTTCGAGAGGACGTCAAAACGCTTGGCGTTAGACCCCAAGTACTCCTACCTTCACTCTGTACTTAACTCTAGATGCGGCACTGGTAACCAAAATGAGTTATCTCCTTTTCGAGCTTTCTTGACTTTAGATCCGAATCTTCAATGGGGTTATTGTTATCTTATCTTTCCATGTTGCAGCATTCTTGTTTAGCGTTATATACATTG comes from the Brassica rapa cultivar Chiifu-401-42 chromosome A01, CAAS_Brap_v3.01, whole genome shotgun sequence genome and includes:
- the LOC103857147 gene encoding uncharacterized protein LOC103857147 isoform X1, whose protein sequence is MLCASSSSFGHASMTIASSPLSRFVGTTLRFDHPARNLITTASASAYPLNKDSPRPKTYKEVTKPFRKIFAREISTQSKDDDISIAKALLYIAAEDEAFLAFNREMDAMSFVKENQSDSEEELETVQDQSYPDSEEHLLQLDGKSISEWLSELDAISKEVEAELVSRDIGCHSVQILEAVNTVLFDTRGFERTSKRLALDPKYSYLHSVLNSRCGTAFLFSVIYIEVCQRLGLPIVGARVGEEFLIWPKTENPEELFSENSGQSLFAIINGRCVDDPGSMASDLTGKSLLGLDVATNRDIIGIALANLIRVHWRRASKPSPGLMLTSPLSQLNNTSVSNFPLLRPQDLRLAIAAAERLLILEPLNWRLRRDLGMMHYYVRQSREAIQELSICIAFAFDEEEAKVLTLFVEKLHLLSSLKSPFGSDRLAVR